The following proteins are encoded in a genomic region of Zea mays cultivar B73 chromosome 9, Zm-B73-REFERENCE-NAM-5.0, whole genome shotgun sequence:
- the LOC100193945 gene encoding peptide-methionine (S)-S-oxide reductase precursor yields MAAPSAAVIGVLVLLVVGASGARLPGRGSTTRGAALPRGGAPATAVFALGSFWRSEAAFGCLHGVIRTSVGYAGGSKSNPEYRNLADHAECVKVEYDPRLIHYRQLLDVFWASHDPREVFGQGPDVGNQYRSVIFTNGTIEARLAGLSKEKEQAKDRSSVVTTQIQPLGVFHHAEPEHQKFELKRKPFLLQLIGNLPEEELLTSTLAAKLNAYAAELCPVNTQKRINSKIDEVTKKGWPILRDI; encoded by the exons ATGGCAGCCCCCTCCGCGGCCGTCATAGGGGTGCTCGTCCTCCTCGTCGTGGGGGCCTCGGGCGCGCGCCTCCCAGGCCGCGGCAGCACCACCCGGGGAGCTGCGCTGCCGCGCGGGGGAGCGCCGGCCACGGCGGTGTTCGCGCTGGGAAGCTTCTGGCGGTCGGAGGCGGCGTTCGGGTGCCTCCACGGCGTGATCCGCACCTCCGTCGGCTACGCTGGCGGCTCCAAGTCCAACCCCGAGTACCGCAACCTCGCCGACCACGCCGAGTGCGTCAAG GTTGAGTATGATCCCCGGTTGATTCACTACAGGCAACTTTTGGATGTGTTCTGGGCAAGTCATGACCCACGTGAGGTGTTTGGGCAAGGGCCAGATGTTGGCAACCAGTATAG ATCTGTCATCTTCACTAATGGAACCATCGAGGCCAGATTGGCTGGTCTTAGCAAAGAAAAAGAACAAGCTAAAGACCGTAGCAGCGTTGTTACCACACAGATCCAACCATTGGGGGTCTTTCATCATGCTGAACCAGAACATCAG AAATTTGAACTGAAGCGTAAACCGTTCCTCTTGCAATTGATTGGGAATTTGCCGGAGGAGGAGCTCCTGACATCAACACTAGCTGCAAAACTGAATGCATATGCCGCTGAGCTCTGCCCTGTGAATACCCAAAAGAGAATTAACTCCAAGATTGATGAGGTCACAAAGAAAGGATGGCCCATTTTAAGGGACATTTAA